Proteins found in one Fusarium oxysporum Fo47 chromosome V, complete sequence genomic segment:
- a CDS encoding Glyoxalase/Bleomycin resistance protein/Dihydroxybiphenyl dioxygenase, which translates to MSFGKLTTCLWFEDQGEEAANHYVSIFAPDSKINSIQRYTPAGQDQHGQEPGRVMVVEFELRGRSFVALNGGPAKWKFSEAISLMIDCKDQAEVDHFWEKLSEGGDEARQQCGWLADKFGVAWQVVPSALKEMMGSEDKAAAGRATMAMMKMKKFDIAELEKAYKG; encoded by the coding sequence ATGTCTTTCGGAAAACTCACTACTTGTCTCTGGTTCGAGGACCAAGGCGAAGAGGCAGCGAACCACTACGTCTCAATCTTTGCCCCTGATTCCAAGATCAACAGCATCCAACGCTACACTCCCGCCGGTCAAGACCAACACGGCCAGGAACCCGGAAGGGTCATGGTTGTCGAATTCGAGCTTCGAGGCCGTTCCTTTGTCGCTCTCAATGGCGGTCCAGCGAAGTGGAAATTCAGCGAAGCCATTTCTCTCATGATCGACTGCAAGGATCAGGCTGAAGTTGATCACTTCTGGGAGAAGCTCAGCgaaggtggtgatgaggccCGCCAACAGTGTGGATGGTTGGCCGACAAGTTTGGAGTTGCTTGGCAAGTCGTGCCCTCAGCGctcaaggagatgatggggTCTGAGGATAAAGCTGCAGCTGGAAGAGCGACTATGGctatgatgaagatgaagaagtttgaTATTGCTGAGTTGGAGAAGGCGTACAAGGGCTGA